The Bacillota bacterium genome includes a window with the following:
- a CDS encoding YifB family Mg chelatase-like AAA ATPase translates to MLVRVLSGTVHGIEPHTIEVEVDMQPGGVPGFTLVGLPDRAVQEAIDRVRLAIRNSGLHWPMRRITVNLAPADLRKEGPAFDLPIAIGILAAAGQVDSEWLNETFVLGELSLDGAVRPVTGVLPTAIHARQQGVKRMIVPAPNAPEAAIVGNIQVYPVASLAEAVTLLNTRDGITPLSDDPEQLLQQPPRYEVDFADVKGQHHVKRALEVAAAGGHNVVMIGPPGSGKTMLARRVPTILPPMTVDEAIEITKLYSVAGLLPPNTGLLTTRPFRSPHHTSSNAALVGGGSVPRPGEVSLAHNGVLFLDELPEFRREVLEVLRQPLEDGIVTIARVQASIAYPARFMLIAAMNPCPCGYFGDPQHGCTCSPTQIRKYQQRVSGPLLDRIDIHIEVPRLTPDDLLRTQPGEPSEAIRERVVRARQVQQKRFEGTNVRCNAQMTTRLLRQFCPLSDDVKAMLRQVSQQMGISARAFDRIVKLARTIADLAGEEHIGLPHVAEAIQYRSLDRRIWL, encoded by the coding sequence TTGCTGGTTCGTGTACTCTCCGGTACTGTACACGGGATTGAACCTCACACTATCGAAGTGGAAGTAGATATGCAACCGGGCGGAGTTCCCGGGTTTACCCTGGTGGGTCTACCCGACCGTGCCGTGCAAGAAGCGATCGACCGCGTGAGATTGGCAATCCGCAACTCAGGGCTTCACTGGCCCATGCGTCGTATCACCGTCAACCTTGCTCCCGCCGACCTGCGCAAAGAGGGACCCGCCTTTGACCTGCCCATCGCGATTGGCATTCTGGCAGCAGCGGGACAGGTGGACAGCGAATGGCTCAACGAAACCTTCGTTCTGGGCGAGTTATCGCTGGACGGCGCGGTACGCCCGGTCACGGGTGTGTTGCCCACCGCCATCCACGCCCGCCAGCAGGGTGTCAAGCGCATGATTGTGCCTGCACCAAACGCCCCGGAAGCAGCCATTGTAGGCAACATTCAGGTATATCCGGTTGCCAGCCTCGCCGAGGCGGTGACGTTGTTGAACACACGCGACGGTATCACTCCACTCAGCGACGACCCCGAACAGCTGCTGCAGCAGCCGCCCAGGTATGAAGTGGACTTCGCCGATGTGAAGGGACAACACCACGTCAAGCGGGCATTGGAGGTGGCTGCAGCCGGAGGTCACAACGTGGTGATGATTGGTCCGCCCGGCTCCGGCAAGACGATGCTGGCGCGCCGCGTGCCCACCATCCTGCCGCCGATGACGGTGGATGAAGCCATCGAGATTACAAAGCTCTACAGCGTCGCCGGGCTGCTACCTCCGAACACCGGGCTGTTAACCACGCGACCTTTTCGCTCACCGCATCACACCAGCAGTAACGCCGCGCTGGTCGGTGGTGGAAGCGTGCCGCGACCGGGCGAGGTCAGCCTGGCGCATAACGGGGTGCTTTTCCTCGACGAGCTGCCCGAATTTCGCCGTGAGGTGCTGGAAGTACTCCGCCAGCCGCTGGAAGACGGTATCGTCACCATCGCACGGGTGCAAGCCAGCATCGCCTATCCCGCCCGATTCATGCTGATTGCCGCCATGAACCCCTGCCCCTGCGGATATTTCGGCGACCCACAACACGGCTGCACCTGCTCGCCCACGCAGATTCGCAAGTATCAACAGCGGGTGTCCGGACCACTGCTGGACCGCATCGACATCCATATCGAAGTGCCGCGCCTTACCCCCGACGACCTGCTGCGTACCCAGCCGGGCGAGCCATCGGAAGCCATTCGCGAACGGGTGGTGCGCGCACGCCAGGTCCAGCAAAAACGGTTTGAGGGCACAAACGTCCGATGCAATGCACAGATGACCACGCGCCTGTTGCGCCAGTTCTGCCCGCTCTCCGACGATGTGAAAGCCATGCTGAGGCAGGTCAGCCAGCAGATGGGCATCAGCGCACGCGCCTTTGACCGTATCGTGAAGCTGGCGCGCACTATCGCCGACCTCGCGGGCGAAGAACACATCGGCTTACCCCACGTCGCGGAAGCCATCCAGTACCGTAGTCTGGACAGGCGCATCTGGCTGTAA
- a CDS encoding response regulator, translated as MSTPRILVADNEVNLCKVLAARLQRTNLECVIAHDGVQAVEIIRSQPVDVAVLDVRLPRKTGVEVLKEIRRDRPLLPCILITAFEDPELQEEAVQLGAKAVLQKPFDLDAFIDLIWRQISAPISETQMLLQNGEKVLVDIRRGSMSYTYTPRVISQDDRILEIESPIMIDHEVLSRGVAIVQFTRGDGMYQFRARIEMAPMPRQSLYLRKPVSIRRLQRRKYQRVMEQGQVSLAFSLRREREVTPQTLSGDLYDLSRGGFSVLLPQAPPVGEEASFQMTLPAASLTIVGQARVVRVGSMVADRIPAVYRVGLQFTKIAPAMRRALEEWLERTLKRV; from the coding sequence GTGTCTACACCCAGGATACTGGTCGCCGATAACGAGGTCAACCTGTGCAAGGTACTGGCGGCTAGGCTTCAACGGACGAATCTGGAATGTGTCATCGCACACGATGGCGTGCAGGCTGTGGAGATTATCCGTTCGCAACCGGTGGACGTAGCCGTTCTTGACGTTCGTCTCCCGCGCAAAACCGGTGTGGAGGTGCTGAAGGAGATTCGTCGCGACCGTCCGCTGCTGCCCTGTATCCTCATCACCGCCTTCGAAGACCCTGAACTGCAGGAAGAGGCAGTGCAGCTGGGAGCGAAAGCCGTACTGCAAAAACCCTTCGACCTGGACGCCTTCATTGACCTTATCTGGCGGCAGATAAGCGCGCCCATCTCAGAGACACAAATGCTTTTGCAAAACGGCGAAAAAGTGCTTGTGGATATCCGGAGAGGCAGTATGTCTTATACTTACACCCCACGGGTTATCTCGCAGGATGATCGCATCTTGGAGATAGAATCACCTATCATGATAGACCACGAGGTATTGTCGCGGGGGGTGGCCATCGTTCAGTTTACACGCGGCGATGGGATGTACCAGTTTCGCGCGCGCATTGAGATGGCGCCGATGCCCAGGCAATCCCTGTACCTGCGCAAACCCGTATCCATCCGCCGCCTGCAACGGCGCAAATACCAGCGCGTGATGGAACAGGGACAGGTTAGCCTGGCGTTTTCGCTTCGCCGTGAGCGCGAAGTCACTCCGCAAACGCTGAGCGGCGACCTGTACGACCTGAGCAGGGGCGGTTTCTCGGTGCTGCTGCCACAGGCTCCTCCGGTGGGAGAGGAGGCCTCTTTCCAGATGACGCTCCCTGCGGCGAGCCTGACTATTGTTGGACAGGCAAGGGTCGTGCGGGTGGGAAGCATGGTTGCGGACCGAATTCCCGCCGTCTACCGGGTGGGGCTACAGTTCACGAAGATTGCCCCTGCCATGCGCCGCGCACTGGAGGAGTGGCTGGAAAGAACACTGAAGCGGGTGTGA
- a CDS encoding sigma-54 dependent transcriptional regulator: MSRAAPQKETRLNLLIVEDEPGHRRALEAHFSKSYNVLTAEHGQKALEIASQQPIHLLIIDLILPGGTDGLDVMRRIRQIHPESSAIMITAHPTVRTAVQAMKEGAVDYVIKPLDLDELRVKVDRAAEQYLLKEENRRLRQQLRTTYDFRNIVGRSGVMQEVYRMIEQVSQSRATVLIRGESGTGKELVAKAIHYSSDRANGPFIAVSCAALPETLLESELFGHEKNAFTGATTQKPGRFELAHKGTLFLDEIAEVPPNIQVKLLRVLQEREFERLGGTKPIKVDVRLIAATNKDLRQMVEAGTFREDLYYRLHVIEIYLPPLRERKDDIPLLVEHFLSRYSEENGKNLKACTPEAMEILMKYHWPGNVRELENVIERAVVLADSDTELITPELLPPSILASAKIT, encoded by the coding sequence ATGTCAAGGGCAGCGCCCCAAAAAGAGACACGTTTGAACCTGTTGATTGTGGAGGACGAACCCGGTCATCGTCGAGCGCTTGAGGCACACTTTTCCAAATCGTATAACGTGTTGACCGCGGAGCATGGTCAAAAAGCGCTGGAAATCGCTTCGCAACAGCCGATTCACCTGTTAATCATCGACCTGATTCTGCCGGGGGGAACGGATGGACTGGATGTCATGCGCCGTATCCGACAGATACATCCCGAGAGCAGTGCGATTATGATTACTGCGCACCCCACGGTGCGCACAGCGGTGCAGGCAATGAAAGAGGGAGCAGTGGACTATGTCATCAAACCGCTTGACCTGGATGAGCTGAGGGTGAAAGTAGACAGAGCGGCGGAGCAGTATCTGCTGAAAGAGGAAAACCGTCGCTTGCGTCAGCAGCTGCGCACCACCTACGACTTTCGCAATATCGTGGGCAGAAGCGGGGTGATGCAAGAGGTCTACCGCATGATCGAGCAGGTATCCCAAAGCCGTGCTACGGTACTCATCCGCGGCGAGAGTGGAACGGGTAAAGAGCTGGTAGCCAAAGCCATCCATTACAGCAGTGACCGTGCCAACGGACCGTTTATTGCGGTATCCTGTGCGGCGTTACCCGAGACCCTGCTGGAAAGCGAGCTGTTCGGTCACGAGAAGAACGCCTTCACCGGCGCAACGACGCAAAAACCGGGACGATTTGAGCTGGCGCACAAAGGCACCCTGTTTCTGGACGAAATCGCCGAAGTGCCTCCTAACATTCAGGTGAAACTGCTCCGCGTATTGCAGGAACGCGAGTTCGAACGGCTTGGCGGTACCAAACCCATTAAGGTGGACGTGCGCCTCATCGCGGCAACCAACAAAGACCTCCGACAAATGGTGGAAGCCGGTACCTTCCGCGAGGACCTGTACTATCGCCTGCACGTGATCGAGATTTACCTTCCGCCCCTGCGTGAGCGAAAGGACGACATCCCGCTTCTGGTGGAACATTTCCTGAGTCGCTACAGCGAGGAGAACGGCAAAAACCTCAAGGCCTGCACACCGGAAGCAATGGAAATCCTGATGAAGTACCACTGGCCCGGCAACGTGCGCGAACTGGAGAACGTCATCGAGCGAGCCGTGGTGCTTGCCGATAGCGACACAGAACTCATCACGCCCGAGCTCTTGCCACCGTCCATCCTTGCTTCCGCAAAAATTACTTAA